In Mucilaginibacter sp. KACC 22063, the genomic stretch ACCGAAAAAATCGGTGCGGGTTACGGCCAGTTCAGGTTTAATGCAGGCAAGTTATTGGCCATTGGTGGTTTGCGTTACGAACATACTGATCAAAGCTGGAAAACAGGTGCGCCTGTTACCGTTGCAGGTACCACAGGCTCTATTAAATATTATGACCTGCTGCCAAGCTTAAACTTAAAATACTCGCTTGAGCATAACCAGGATATCCGCCTGTCATATTACTCGGCCATTAGCCGTCCTAACTTTTATGAGTTAGTTCCGCATACAGCTGGTGACCCTGATGCCGATTACAAAGAGCAGGGCAACCCGTATCTGAAACGCATCACCGCCGAAAACTTCGACCTGCGGTACGAGCTATTTCCTAAAGGCTCTGACCAGTTACTGGCCGGTGTATTTTACAAGAGCATTAAAAACCCGATTGAGTATGCCATTGAGCCGTCGGGCACAGATTATGTGCTGAAACCAGAAAACTTTGGTAATGCACATAACTACGGCTTCGAACTCGATTTTACAAAATATGTACACAACTTCGGTATTCGTGCCAACTATACTTATACCGATTCAAAGATCACTACCGACAAGTTAGAGGATTACCGCGATGCAAACGGTTTCTTAACACACCGCACGGTTTCGCAAACCCGTTCACTACAAGGGCAGTCTAAAAACATCGGCAACCTGTCTTTCTTATATCGCAGCGGCAAACAAGGTTTTGATGCCCAGATTTCGGCAGTATATACCGGCGCACGCATAAATACCGTGTCGCCATATCTGGATAACGACATTTGGCAAACAGGCTATGTATCGCTTGATGTTTCGGCAGAAAAACGTGTCGTAAAACACCTTTACGTGTATGTAAAAGCTACCAATCTGTTAAACACGCCTTACAAGCTTGAAATTAAACGTGCATACCCTGCAACTGCACAGGCGGTTGAATACCAGGAAGCAGGCAAAAATACTTTTGTACGGCGCGATACCTACGGCCAGTATTACATAGCAGGTTTAAGGTATAAACTATAACAACATACAAGGATGAAACTATTTAAATTATTAGCATTTGCGTTTGGCGCCACCTTGATGTTGAGCGCATGCCATAAAAGCGAACTGACAGACATATCACAGCCATTGATCCAATCAGGCAACGTGATCACATCTGATACCCTTAAAGGCACCATTAAAGGCACTTTACTTAGCGGTAAAACCTATTATTTCAGCAGCGATATCACCGTTAACGATGGCGATACCCTGTTAATGCAAAATGACGTAAGGTTAATTGCACTTGGCGATGGTAAAACATGGCAAACCAGCCCCGAAATAATTATGCACGGTACCTTTATTAGTTTAGGCACCCAGGACAAACCAAACTATATTACGGTTAAAAACTCTGCCGACCTGCACACTCAGGCTTCGCAGCAAACGTACAGTAATGTATTTCAGGGATACTGGGGCGGTATAGTTGCTTCGCCGGGACCAGCTACAGCAGCCAACCCTACCCCAACAGGCGGCGACATGATTATCAAATGGACACACCTCGAATTTGCAGGCGGCCCGGCAGGCCCCAATAATGATCCGGCTATTTACGCACAGGGCGATCCGCGATATATTATCTTCTACGGTAACATTAAGAAGAATTTTATCCTGGAAGATTCATGGATATTTGGCAGTAAGGATGACGCCATACGCGTATCAGGCGGTAAAATAAGCGTTATGCGTAATACATTTGAGCTTTGCGGACTATCGGGTGGTGAGTTCTTTAACATGAAAAGCGGAACTGTTGGCGATATTGGCTATAATATGCTGATCGGCGCGGCAACTAATGCGCTAAAGGCATCAGATGCGGGCAGCTCAGGTGTACAATGTAACATAAGTATGTACAACAATACCATGGTTAACTGCGGTTTCCGCCAAACTAAAACAGGCCGCGGTGGCTCTATTGATTATGAAAAAGGTGCACGCGGGTTTATGTATAATAACATGATTGTTAACTGCCGTTTTGGTATGCGTGTCACTCCAGATGCAGATGTTGCCAATATTGCCTATAACAATACCTTATATTACGGTTCAACATCTAAAATTGTCGGACTGTTTTTAGCAGCCGATGGCATAGCCAAGTTCCAGTCGGGTGATATACAATCAACAACAGCAGGTCAAAACGACCCTAAATTTTATGGTTATAATGTAAACCAGTACGATTATACGGCTAACCCCGGACCTATCACTGTTGCCAACCAAACACCTGCTGCGGTTACTGTGGGCACTTCAAACTTCCGGGTGCAAAGCAGTTCACCTGCCTTGGGTAAAGGTAAAACTGGTATAACGCCAATTGGTGCGGTTAAAACTACCGGACTTTATGGCACAACCATTACACAGCCGGGTAAAGATATAGGCGCTTATCAAAACGATGGCACAGGAAACCAGCATTAATAGGATATTTGCATAAATGGGCAGGCTGAAATTTATATTAATTTTACTTATAGCAAGTGCTTTAAATGCAGCCGGGCAAGACTGTGGTACCGCTTTTTTGGGGACTAAGACATTATACATAGCCCCTATAAAAAAAGAACCTAAAGCCCCGGCAGGTTACCGTGCTGTATTTATCAATTACGTTGGCAGGCATGGAGCAAGGCACCTTACCAAAGAGGTGAGCACAAGTTTTGCCTACCATGTTTTCAATAAAGCGGATAGTAGTGATCTGCTTACTGCCGACGGTAAGCGGCTGCACCAGATGATACTTAACCTGAATAAGGTTGAGCATGGCCGTGTTAAAAATATCTCGGCCGAGGGGGCAGCAGAGTTGAAGGGCCTGGGCGAGCGCATGGTTGAAAGCCACCCTGAAGTATTTAAGAAACCGGTAAAACTGGAGATCGCTTATACAAAGGAGATCCGCACCATTCAAAGTGCGGAGGCTTTTATTACAGGATTAAAAAGTGAATTAAACGATAGTGTGACCATTAGGCAGTTTAATGATGATGTCAACCTTCGTTTTTATGACCTGTCGTCCGCTTATACTGCTTTTGAAGAAAAAGGCCCCTGGATAAGCCGTATGGATTCGCTGAAAAACGATCTGCATATCGATGTACTACAGCAGCATATAATAGCGCGTTGGTTTAAACCCGCTTTTCTGCAAAAGCTTGAAGTTGCACAAGCAGAGCGATTAATCGGCGATGTTTTCGGATTTGCAGCTATTGCCTACTCGCTTAACACCGAAGCAAAGATGGAAGGGCTTGAGCCATCGTCTATCAATTTCAGTGCTCTTTTTACTTGCGATGAATTGAAAGCGCTTGGCCGCCTTGATGATGCCGATGACTATTACAAAAAAGCTCCGGGCTTTGATAATAACGGCATACAAGTACGCATTGCAGCACCACTGCTTGCAGACTTCATTCGCACTACTGATAATTTTATTAATAAGCCAACGGTTAATGCACAGTTACGATTTGCGCATGCCGAAACCATAGCCCCTTTTGCAGCACTACTGGATATTAATGTTGCCAGTAAAAAAACGCTGAAGGCTAAAGACTTTGAAAAGAACTGGAAGGCAGGAGACATCATTCCTTTAAGTTCAAATATCAGGTGGGTAGTTTACAAAAAGAACAATTTATACCTGGTACAATGTCTTTTAAATGAAAAACCTGTAAATATTAATGGTTTAAAGGCAATTGCAACTTACTTTTACAACTGGAAGGAATTACGCAAATATTACCTGGCAAAGCTTGAATCATTGGGTTTAAGCCTAAACAGTGATATGAAAAAATACCTAACCGAAACAAAATAACAAGGCTATTATGAAAGCATCTATGTTCGGAAACTTTTTGCCAAATCACAATAAGGTGTTTTATAACCTTTTTAATCAGGGTGCGACCAATACCTATGAGATGGCCTCTATTTTGTACCGGATTACCAGTGCAGAGAATATGCAGGATGAAAAACTGAACTTTAACCATATCAGCAGGTTGAAAGATCAGGCTGACAGCATTAAACATCAGGTTTATTTTTTATCAGGCAAAGCATTTATATCACCGTTCAGCCGTGATGATATGTATGCACTGGCATCTGCTATCAGCTCTGTTTCAGATTACATTGGCATTTCTGCCCGCCGTTTAAACTTTTACGGCGCGCAAGCCCATCAG encodes the following:
- a CDS encoding histidine-type phosphatase, encoding MGRLKFILILLIASALNAAGQDCGTAFLGTKTLYIAPIKKEPKAPAGYRAVFINYVGRHGARHLTKEVSTSFAYHVFNKADSSDLLTADGKRLHQMILNLNKVEHGRVKNISAEGAAELKGLGERMVESHPEVFKKPVKLEIAYTKEIRTIQSAEAFITGLKSELNDSVTIRQFNDDVNLRFYDLSSAYTAFEEKGPWISRMDSLKNDLHIDVLQQHIIARWFKPAFLQKLEVAQAERLIGDVFGFAAIAYSLNTEAKMEGLEPSSINFSALFTCDELKALGRLDDADDYYKKAPGFDNNGIQVRIAAPLLADFIRTTDNFINKPTVNAQLRFAHAETIAPFAALLDINVASKKTLKAKDFEKNWKAGDIIPLSSNIRWVVYKKNNLYLVQCLLNEKPVNINGLKAIATYFYNWKELRKYYLAKLESLGLSLNSDMKKYLTETK
- a CDS encoding DUF47 domain-containing protein, with product MKASMFGNFLPNHNKVFYNLFNQGATNTYEMASILYRITSAENMQDEKLNFNHISRLKDQADSIKHQVYFLSGKAFISPFSRDDMYALASAISSVSDYIGISARRLNFYGAQAHQDVKELSGIIVDCCHLLVDCVKALNDLSQVDKITEYCRRIKQTEHYADAVYRKAQALLVDKELDALEVIKFSDIFAVLEKSTDKCEHVVNVVESIIIKNS